A window of Desulfobulbus oralis genomic DNA:
CCCTGGCCACCTGGGTGTGCTCCCGCACCGCGGCGCGGTACTCGTCCTGACGAGTCAGCAGCTCCGGATCGGCGAGCCGCCGCTCCAGCGCCGACAATTTTTCACCGATATCGGCAAGCTGCTCAAACATGGGCGCAAAAAAAGCGTGACCTGCCCATACCGGATGGGAACAGGCCACGGCGGATAAACGGGACGGTTATTTCCTGCCGGCTGCCTTGGCAGCCAGATGGGCCGCATACTTCTTCTTGAACTTCTCGATACGGCCTGCAGTATCCACCAGCTTTTGCTTGCCCGTGAAAAAGGGATGGCAGGCAGAGCAGATTTCCACGTGCATTTCCCTGTTGACCGAACCCAGCTCGATCTCGTTGCCGCAGGCGCAGACCGCCTTGATATGGTGGTATTCCGGATGAATATTCGCCTTCATGTTGTCCTCCTCAACGGAAAAAAATCGCGGTAAGCAAGCGCGCACACATATAAACCAGATGGACTGCTTTGCAAAGTGAAATGCCGCCTAACGGTTCATGGCGGCAAAGAATTCCTGGTTGCTCTTGGTTTGTCCCATCTTGTCCAGGAGAAATTCCATGGCATCCACCGGATTCATCGCGGAGAGCAATTTTCTGAGAATCCAAATGCGGTTCAACTCCTCGGGCGGCAGCAGCAGATCCTCCTTCCTGGTGCCGGACTTC
This region includes:
- the rpmE gene encoding 50S ribosomal protein L31 gives rise to the protein MKANIHPEYHHIKAVCACGNEIELGSVNREMHVEICSACHPFFTGKQKLVDTAGRIEKFKKKYAAHLAAKAAGRK